Within Planococcus citri chromosome 2, ihPlaCitr1.1, whole genome shotgun sequence, the genomic segment TTATCTAATAACACTACCTCACAATTTATATACAGgtggaacaattttcattttggcgaaGGTATCAAAAAAGGGGGTCTGACTTTCTggggtagtaaaatggaccacggcaaaaaaaaaaccttaaaaattgcatgaaaacaCTTAAATAGTAGAACAAAAGAGCACCTTGgcttttttcatgtttgtgataacttttcatcaaattgaccatttttggtcatcGAGGGCTTAAATGATAGGTAAATATGTCTAGTTCAAGAAGATTGAATCAAAAAACCTCACAATTGCCtaaatcaaatcgaaaaacaGGAATTATTGttgtggtccattttactacctcACAAAGTATGACAGATACAAATACATTACAGATGAATTTCATTATGAAAGCTCGAGCCAAAAAATATGCTGAATAGACGAAAATAAAGCTGAAAGTATGTACTACTTGCCTCAAGTTACCGTTCAGCAAGAAATAAATCACGAAAAATAGAATCTgcattcaaatcaaaatgtttgattttttttattaaattcactTCACACATTTCAAACAAACTGCCTTATCGTTATCACTTGGAAAGTCAGAAATAATGAGTGATGGTGATGGCTACCTAAAATGAAGTACCTGGTACAAATAATACTAGTTTCTGTCATTTCTCACCAGGTTGCGCTACTTGATATCACCGAAACTACcggtggtccattttactatcACTTTTTCAAGTTGACATTGAGTGCCTGATATGAatatagacactgtacctgtGCCCTCCGGGTAAGACACCGAACTGCAGGCAACGGGGGAAAGGGACGGTAataaaatcttgtgtcatgccaatttatcccgctgggtgcttttggctgcgctaTACGTCAGTTTGCAAGCAACGGGGAAGAGGGATGGTAGTGATAGTAGTTggatgctcttggctgcgcgcgCAGCGCGCTGTACCTCGCATGGTACTTCGTTCAAGAATTCGCCACtagcgcagccaaaagcacccagcgggataaattggcatgacacacaTAATTCAGCCAATATGGCCGCTAGTTCGTTGTCTTCTCccaggtacagtgtctatagATATGAATTTAAGCTGTGTTTGTTACCTACTCGTTGAAGGGGCGTATAGGGGGTTCCCAAAAAGGcccaatacaattttttgaataaaaatcacacaATATAAATAATTGATGAACTTGGTTCAAATTGCAGTTTATGGTATAGATTCGGCATCATTTTCATACAGGTATATATTGAGAGAACAAATTTTTCGACCAAAACTGACcacctaaaagaaaaaaaatacacttccgcattaaattcaagttttcaaagtgGATTTCGAACTCATTTTtagtgtcaaaaaaatttgaaaaattcaagggtCATTCTGTCAGTCATCGTTACATTCacacaaaaagtttcaaatcaattGTTTCAACTTTGATAAGCGATTTTTACAGGTTATTTTACAGCGTTGATTACACTATTACCACTGAAATTATTCATCAGTTCTATGATACCTaatgttttagtttttataCCTAATGGTTCcagtgattttttcacaatttcacttcacttcacttttcagtattgatttattttttgtaattttgcacatttttttctcaataactTGGCTTTTTTACGATATTGTGGTCAATTTTCAGTCagttcaaacaatttttctggTAGGTACTTCAATAAATGTTCAAGTAATTTAACCAAAGTTTTGCTTAAATGAtgctaattttttcaccaatttatgatAACTTTCAGTAAAAGGTACTTTctgcatttttcacaaaattatcattcaattttgtaaatatttgattgatttttggcaattgtgtttattttttggacaaaagGATGACTTTTTGATGGCTTTGATGACCTCACGTAGACACATTGATAATCGAGGAGAAAAAACATGAGtaaactaatgaaaaaaatcaaattaacagAAATATGATTATTTCCAGGATTTAAACTTAATTTGCAGATCAATTTCAATATTGTTGCAACAGCTAAGAATTTTCAAGCATAATGAATGATTTAATGAGCAACTGCAAAAATGTAgacaatttgttgaaattttgttttgttattgaACACTGCTCCAGAACGTTGAAAACAtaagacacaaaaaaaaattacaaagaaaaacATTCTGAAAGTCTTTATTTCGAAAGTTTTGAGGACACTGTATCAGATAATGGTTCGAGTAAAATATTACACTGCATGAAATGATAGGTAGGAAAGTGAATTGGAAatcgtcacaaaaaaaaatcgttctcaTAATTTGCActaaatattataatttttctttttcagagaGACAAAACAGATGATATACTATTATTGGTTTATATGTACGTCTTAATTATTTCACAAGAAAACATAATTGAAAGAAACAAAATACAACTATTAACTAGAAAAAACGaattaataggtaagtacaatattatggaaaaattaaattatacaaaaaaagtgATAGGTAATACAGCGAAGTACGGGTATGAGTATTTCACCACTTGAGATTTATTTACGAGCAATGGCTTGGCAAACATCATTCGCCAATTTAGAATTTGATGAAAGCATTTCTAACCAGGCTCCAGTGTTTAAAACTTCAGAACAATTGGCAACAATAAACTTGATCACTTGACGTTTTAGGTCTTCATAATGATGCATATCGGCCAATATGAGAACATTCGTTGCATTCTCAACTGACAATCCCCTGATTAGTTTCTTCGCACACATAATTTTCAATCCACACAAATCGTATTTATCGGCTGCTGCCAATAATCCTTCGGCCAATTCGTTTGAATCATCACATTTCCCGGTGTAAATGTATTTCAACATTGCATCCATAACAGCATCATTAATATCCTCAATATCTACTCGATTGAGCTCGTTTTCTTTTGTACTGTGGGTGAACATGGCGCAGAAAACTGGACTACGAGCCGCCAATATAGTCTTATGGGCAGGATACTCTTTACCATTCACGGAGAGGATAACATCCGTTAacgtttgattttcaaataaggATGCAATGTTTTCAGACAGGTTACATTCGGGCATTTCAATATCAATGTCACGTTGATGAAGAGTGATATTGTTCATATCAGAAAACTTCACTTCACAGCGAATCGTTAGAGTATTGTTCAACAGCAACTTGTTTCTAAAGTTctcatcttttttaaaatctccgAAGCCCCAACCATTTTGCTTAATGTCAGGATGAGGAAATTCCTTAATGCTGTCGAGAGACCACTTGGCTTCTTCTTTATTCTCGctattgaaaatgataaatgtaGCTTTCGCGAATATtgttttgctgttttcaaaactGCAGAGTTTATTCAGAAAGATATACAAACCGACCAAATCTTTTGCATTGGTTTTGCCATTAGGATAAAGTTCCAAGTGCCATTTAACTTGATTATTCTTAACAGATGAAAACGGAGGTGAAATCAATGTTTTGCCTTTGGCCtcgtgaaaatcaaaatcttcaaTCGTCCAAACGTACCTTGTTTCATCGGAATTGATCTTTGTTCTACATCCATCCAATTTCCAATCTGAATCGTAAAAGCTCGAAGACATGTTGAAATGAAGGAAGCAATACAATGAGAATCAAGTAAAAACGTGCGAGAGAAACCACCCGATTTTCACAGAAGTATTTGCAAATATGTAAAtaagtattgttttttgttcAGATGTACTGGCACTAGTCTATCACTGGTCTCCGTTCCGTTCAGTCAcctggaatcaaaaaaattatcaataccATTGATTAGCGACATGTTGGTGTTTTTCTCTCAGATTCTAAAGGAGTACTTagtattttcaaaagtgaatgaaaattgacaaaattgtgaATGCATATGCATAATGTtgcaatttcagcgaaattagATATCTTTGATTTTGTTCTTTCTCCTGTTCGTCAGttgtcatcatttttcaattaggaTAAATGTACACCTACCCACTACACGAAAGAAACTCGatgatttataattttgctgaaatcgCAAATTgcaataagtacatacataaattacATATGATGTATTTCAAGTTGACATTAACTAGTTTAGGCATAAATTTAAGCTGCGTTGGTCACCTGGAAGAGTCGtcgggggttcccaaaaaaaaaaaccaatccgatcatttgaataaaaaattatacaacaTAAATCATTGACAAATTCGGTTCAAATTCCAATTATTGATGGTGTGATTCGGCGTCATTTTGATATAATTATTGGGAGAAAACATTTCTTGACTAAAATGGATCACTTccaggcgaaaaaaaaaccgcatTTCCGGATAGTTTTATCGCCATAGAGCAGCGGTCATTactccaaaaattttggagaaattaccagtaagttgtgaaaaatattacacTGAAAAATGTAGAAATAGATTTTCGACTTTCCTCCGCAttgaattcaagttttcaaagtaGATTTTGGGATTGTTTGTAGAGtcacaaaaatctgaaaaaattcagagtaGGTAATTGTTACAACTATGTATTTTCACACCAAGTTTCAAATCAATCGGTTTGAAACAGCCATAGACAGTGTAAAACCCCCGAGAATAGCGTACAGCGTGAGAGGGGGAGTTACTGCCACTGCTCATGTGCtccaaaatcatcattttgtCCTTGGAGATGAGATAATATTCGCTTAAAAATCAATCTAAACTAAAATGTGACTGGAAAAATCACATCTGTAGTCCAggcaaatagcagaaaaaaatgggcgaacccaaacataattcataacaaaggtttttttggtgaatattggcggtgtgctgaataacatactaaaagtccccgcccctaccccacgagctaaccccccccacagtggatcaaagccccccaaaatcagtttttcatcaagaactcctgaaatattgaattttgagtaaaacgagcccagtgatcatttcatctcctccccaatacctatcaaa encodes:
- the LOC135834028 gene encoding speckle-type POZ protein B-like, giving the protein MSSSFYDSDWKLDGCRTKINSDETRYVWTIEDFDFHEAKGKTLISPPFSSVKNNQVKWHLELYPNGKTNAKDLVGLYIFLNKLCSFENSKTIFAKATFIIFNSENKEEAKWSLDSIKEFPHPDIKQNGWGFGDFKKDENFRNKLLLNNTLTIRCEVKFSDMNNITLHQRDIDIEMPECNLSENIASLFENQTLTDVILSVNGKEYPAHKTILAARSPVFCAMFTHSTKENELNRVDIEDINDAVMDAMLKYIYTGKCDDSNELAEGLLAAADKYDLCGLKIMCAKKLIRGLSVENATNVLILADMHHYEDLKRQVIKFIVANCSEVLNTGAWLEMLSSNSKLANDVCQAIARK